A single window of Dermacentor albipictus isolate Rhodes 1998 colony chromosome 1, USDA_Dalb.pri_finalv2, whole genome shotgun sequence DNA harbors:
- the LOC135907955 gene encoding homeobox protein SAX-1-like, whose product MHSETPATTALPAAPSDQGPLSAGLTPRGAAFSIEALLGLGPESPDSSTPAPSSGSESCGSAESRRRPDTCNGGGGGRRQSSEPRPKRVRTIFSAEQLERLEAEFQQQQYMVGPERLYLAASLRLTEAQVKVWFQNRRIKWRKQHLDMQRLAHAASKLPQL is encoded by the coding sequence ATGCACAGCGAGACGCCCGCAACGACCGCCCTGCCGGCGGCTCCGTCCGACCAGGGCCCGCTCAGCGCGGGCCTGACGCCCCGCGGGGCCGCCTTCAGCATCGAGGCTCTGCTGGGCCTGGGACCCGAATCACCCGATTCATCCACGCCCGCACCTTCTTCCGGCTCCGAGAGCTGCGGCAGCGCCGAGAGTCGCCGAAGGCCCGACACCTGCAACGGCGGCGGTGGGGGCCGCCGCCAGAGCTCGGAGCCGCGGCCAAAGCGTGTGCGCACCATCTTCAGCGCCGAGCAGTTGGAGCGCCTCGAGGCCGAATTCCAGCAGCAGCAATACATGGTGGGACCCGAACGACTGTACCTGGCCGCTTCACTGCGACTCACGGAGGCCCAAGTCAAGGTGTGGTTCCAGAACAGGCGCATCAAGTGGCGCAAACAGCATCTTGACATGCAGAGGCTCGCCCACGCCGCTTCCAAGCTGCCACAGCTGTGA